From Psychrobacillus sp. FSL K6-2836, a single genomic window includes:
- a CDS encoding GerAB/ArcD/ProY family transporter produces the protein MSQKNLKVLGVYHVIFLVQNTMVGTGLLSAPQRLSVLGYSQVLMPIYFGIIATITLWPMVWICSQYKGDNLFRINEILLGKWMGKGINVLIVLHFTLLIAAVISNYMNLIQTTALPEQTTTVTILLVLLLLTYIVNGGIKTIARFCTLTFFLAMPMVYFLRWGIEKGDLSHIFPLFNFTSKEFFKAMQQGYLSILGYELIMFYFPYIIDQKKAFKHAMIGIWITISLVFITTVVSVMYYSEWQLEHVEFSVLHLFKAGEFSFVERIDIMGITFWVSLILTTAAVYLWSARKGLDSIRSKKNKYHVYFIAAATFGVIMLPINREFQQKLFDASIYIEYIVIIWPIFLCLIHLVRKKQVRSK, from the coding sequence TTGAGTCAAAAGAACTTAAAAGTCCTAGGAGTATACCACGTAATTTTTTTAGTGCAAAATACAATGGTTGGAACTGGGCTTCTCTCCGCTCCTCAAAGATTAAGTGTTCTAGGCTATAGTCAGGTGCTTATGCCAATCTATTTTGGAATCATAGCAACTATAACCTTATGGCCCATGGTATGGATTTGTTCTCAGTATAAAGGGGATAACTTGTTTCGTATCAATGAAATACTGTTAGGGAAGTGGATGGGGAAGGGGATTAATGTCTTAATAGTTCTCCATTTTACTTTGTTGATTGCTGCTGTAATTAGTAACTATATGAATCTGATACAAACTACTGCGTTACCTGAACAAACTACTACTGTAACCATTCTATTAGTGCTTCTACTTCTTACTTATATTGTTAACGGTGGTATTAAAACAATTGCACGTTTCTGCACGTTAACCTTTTTTTTAGCTATGCCGATGGTGTACTTTTTAAGGTGGGGCATTGAAAAAGGTGATCTAAGTCATATATTTCCTTTGTTTAATTTTACTTCAAAGGAGTTTTTCAAAGCTATGCAGCAAGGTTATTTATCAATTCTTGGATATGAATTAATTATGTTTTATTTTCCATATATAATTGATCAAAAAAAGGCATTTAAACATGCCATGATTGGGATATGGATTACAATTTCCTTAGTATTTATTACAACAGTGGTGAGTGTGATGTACTACTCAGAATGGCAGTTAGAGCATGTTGAATTTTCGGTACTGCACCTATTTAAAGCTGGTGAGTTCTCTTTTGTAGAACGAATCGATATCATGGGTATTACGTTTTGGGTTTCTTTAATACTAACGACGGCAGCGGTATACTTGTGGAGCGCAAGAAAGGGATTGGATTCCATTAGATCCAAAAAAAATAAATACCATGTATATTTTATTGCAGCGGCAACATTTGGGGTTATAATGCTTCCCATTAACCGTGAATTTCAACAGAAGCTTTTTGATGCAAGTATTTATATAGAATATATAGTAATCATATGGCCAATTTTTTTATGCCTAATACATTTAGTTCGAAAAAAGCAGGTGAGATCAAAATGA
- a CDS encoding spore germination protein, which translates to MKIGKLVRATLGGSSQKKSTKIEYEEPMQEPTQEQKDQVTERLENIKKQTSEIDDIIFKKIATDEGVVTVIYSNSLVEKMTMQTMVFIPLTNYINQIHQVSDSIEDKDIQGITTRVISGHTVLFFHNTFQLLSIDTYSAPTRSITNTEVESTVIGPQDAFTESLETNISLVKRRIKSPMLKNETFTIGTETDTKISVVYMDGIVNKDNLEVLKDRIDKLDHPAYTDVTILKQLIEDNPLSPFPQYYLTVRPDTVSGYLHDGRIVVFMENSSAVMICPVTFMEMFMSVEDYYNRWTTASLLRMLRFFGFFLTITITPLYVSALTFHPEILPYELLLNLQESRAKVPFPPLFEVLFIELIIEVLREAGSRMPAKVGQTIGIVGGIVIGTAAVEAGLISNILVVLVATSALLSFLPPIFLVSNTSRFVRYIFIISAGLFGLFGQMIAFTWLMVHLLRIDSLGKPYMSPVIPRKATDLLNGIIRFPTKYLTKKSGISKSPKK; encoded by the coding sequence GTGAAAATAGGGAAGTTAGTGCGTGCCACTTTAGGTGGATCATCCCAAAAGAAATCAACAAAAATAGAATACGAAGAACCAATGCAAGAACCAACGCAAGAACAAAAGGACCAAGTTACAGAAAGACTGGAAAATATTAAAAAACAGACATCTGAGATAGACGATATTATATTTAAAAAAATTGCTACAGATGAAGGTGTAGTTACTGTTATATATTCTAATTCATTAGTGGAAAAGATGACGATGCAAACGATGGTTTTCATTCCTCTCACAAACTATATCAATCAAATACACCAGGTTTCAGATTCTATTGAGGATAAGGATATACAAGGGATAACTACAAGGGTTATCTCTGGACATACCGTTTTGTTTTTTCACAATACCTTTCAATTACTTAGTATTGATACATACAGCGCACCAACCCGTTCTATCACAAATACAGAGGTAGAATCTACCGTAATAGGCCCGCAGGATGCTTTTACAGAATCGTTAGAAACGAATATCTCTTTAGTAAAGAGACGTATTAAAAGTCCGATGCTGAAAAATGAAACATTTACAATAGGAACTGAAACGGATACAAAAATTTCCGTAGTTTATATGGATGGCATTGTAAACAAAGATAACCTAGAAGTTTTGAAAGATAGAATTGATAAGTTAGATCACCCGGCCTATACAGATGTCACGATTCTCAAACAATTGATAGAGGATAATCCTCTATCTCCTTTTCCACAGTACTATTTAACGGTGCGTCCAGATACGGTAAGTGGCTATTTGCATGATGGAAGAATTGTCGTTTTTATGGAAAATAGTTCTGCTGTAATGATCTGTCCAGTCACTTTTATGGAAATGTTCATGTCTGTAGAGGATTATTATAATCGCTGGACAACGGCTTCCTTACTAAGAATGCTTCGATTTTTTGGGTTCTTTTTAACAATCACAATCACTCCATTGTACGTATCAGCTTTGACATTTCATCCAGAAATTCTCCCTTATGAGCTTCTACTAAACCTACAGGAATCTAGAGCTAAGGTACCGTTTCCACCCCTATTTGAAGTGTTATTTATCGAACTCATTATTGAAGTACTAAGGGAAGCAGGGTCTCGAATGCCGGCTAAAGTAGGGCAAACAATAGGTATCGTAGGGGGTATTGTAATTGGAACTGCAGCTGTTGAGGCGGGACTGATTAGTAATATCTTGGTTGTACTTGTTGCTACTTCAGCATTACTTTCCTTTTTACCACCTATCTTCTTAGTTAGTAATACTAGCAGGTTTGTACGATATATTTTCATTATTTCAGCCGGATTGTTTGGCTTGTTTGGGCAAATGATTGCTTTTACTTGGTTAATGGTCCATCTTTTAAGAATTGACTCCCTAGGAAAGCCTTATATGAGTCCTGTTATTCCTAGAAAGGCAACGGATTTATTGAATGGCATCATTAGATTTCCGACTAAGTATTTGACTAAGAAATCGGGGATTTCCAAATCGCCCAAGAAATAA
- a CDS encoding EcsC family protein, with protein MMLDSQDWLQSELIKVEAWEKDQGDLWFWEKLGRLPFKLMDKWTPKFIQTKMGSLIDELGQYVQTGGSYLSSTLKIKTYYPNMGIENMEDVNGLPISTMDKAVEGIAKNRKNLATLQGAGTGIGGIFTLSIDIPFLLGLQLKTLQDIAICYGYDPNDKKERLFIIKSLQFISSDIVGKKAILSQLSKFDKQDEETKREVLSEIQGWREVVLSYRDQFGWKKLFQMVPIAGLVFGAFINRSAINDIAEAGMMLYRKRRIVERLSKDSSNNLIS; from the coding sequence GTGATGTTAGATTCACAAGATTGGTTACAGTCTGAGTTAATAAAAGTAGAGGCTTGGGAGAAGGATCAGGGTGACCTATGGTTTTGGGAAAAACTTGGTCGTTTACCTTTTAAACTTATGGATAAATGGACTCCAAAATTTATCCAAACAAAAATGGGATCGTTAATTGATGAGCTTGGTCAGTATGTCCAAACAGGTGGCAGCTATCTAAGTTCGACATTGAAGATCAAAACCTATTATCCAAATATGGGAATTGAAAATATGGAAGACGTCAACGGATTGCCTATTTCAACAATGGACAAGGCCGTGGAAGGAATAGCGAAAAACAGAAAAAATTTAGCTACCCTACAGGGGGCTGGGACAGGTATTGGAGGTATCTTTACTTTATCTATTGATATCCCTTTCCTATTAGGCTTACAGCTGAAAACGTTACAGGATATTGCCATTTGTTATGGTTATGATCCGAATGATAAAAAGGAACGATTATTTATTATTAAATCCCTTCAATTTATTTCATCAGATATTGTCGGAAAAAAGGCGATACTGTCACAACTATCTAAGTTTGATAAGCAAGACGAAGAAACAAAGCGGGAGGTTTTATCGGAGATTCAAGGCTGGCGTGAAGTGGTATTATCCTACAGAGATCAGTTTGGGTGGAAAAAGCTATTTCAAATGGTTCCTATTGCAGGTCTAGTTTTTGGTGCTTTTATTAATCGTTCCGCGATTAACGATATAGCAGAAGCGGGAATGATGCTTTATCGAAAGAGAAGAATTGTGGAGAGATTAAGCAAAGATAGTTCTAACAATTTAATAAGCTAA
- a CDS encoding pyridoxamine 5'-phosphate oxidase family protein, producing the protein MAKTAKEEALKILDKNMVGTMATVQHNKPHSRYMTFFNDNFTLYTVTSKKTHKAEELKLNPNTHILLGYDGHGFGDSFLEIEGTVIESDDEGMKEKVWNKALKGWFDGPEDPDLLILKVTPTKIRLMNTKGEEPQVIEL; encoded by the coding sequence ATGGCAAAGACTGCAAAAGAAGAAGCACTAAAAATCTTAGATAAAAATATGGTTGGTACGATGGCAACGGTTCAGCACAATAAACCACATTCTCGATATATGACTTTCTTTAACGATAACTTTACGTTGTATACTGTAACTAGTAAGAAAACGCATAAGGCAGAAGAGTTAAAGCTTAATCCAAATACCCATATTTTATTAGGCTATGATGGACATGGATTTGGCGACAGTTTTTTGGAAATTGAAGGGACAGTCATTGAATCAGATGATGAGGGTATGAAAGAAAAGGTTTGGAACAAGGCACTAAAAGGATGGTTCGATGGCCCAGAGGATCCTGACCTCTTAATCTTAAAAGTTACTCCCACAAAAATACGGTTAATGAATACAAAAGGAGAAGAGCCTCAAGTTATAGAACTTTAA
- a CDS encoding patatin-like phospholipase family protein, translating to MLIDGVFSGGGLKGFALVGAYQVLEEKGYRFKRVAGTSAGAILASFIAAGFTSKEIEELLNELDTLTLLDPRKTILPLPLMKWINLYWRLGLYQGKALENWFLEKLALKGVYTFSDIEPGSLKLVASDLTNGKMMVLPDDLERYGISPASFPIARALRMSCGIPFFFEPVKLKVTSSDTIIVDGGVLSNFPMWIFDNGNKERPIVGLKLSSKSEEMEPRKIKNGLSLFEALFSTMKNAHDERYISRKIEKNIIFIPVEDYGATQFDLSDEMKQDLLEKGRSRAIQFLKTW from the coding sequence TTGTTAATAGATGGTGTTTTTTCTGGGGGTGGACTAAAGGGATTTGCGCTTGTAGGCGCCTATCAAGTGTTAGAGGAGAAGGGATATCGATTCAAGCGTGTAGCAGGTACTAGTGCAGGAGCCATCCTAGCTAGCTTTATTGCGGCTGGTTTTACTAGTAAAGAAATAGAAGAGTTATTGAACGAACTAGATACATTAACCCTTTTAGATCCTCGAAAGACAATTCTACCACTCCCATTAATGAAATGGATAAACCTATATTGGAGGCTAGGATTATACCAAGGGAAGGCTCTCGAAAACTGGTTTTTAGAAAAGCTTGCCTTAAAGGGCGTATATACATTTTCAGACATCGAGCCAGGTTCGCTGAAATTAGTCGCTTCAGACCTTACAAACGGTAAAATGATGGTACTTCCTGATGACTTAGAAAGGTACGGAATATCCCCTGCTAGTTTTCCAATTGCCCGCGCTCTACGAATGAGCTGTGGAATTCCATTTTTCTTTGAACCTGTCAAATTAAAGGTTACCTCCTCTGATACGATTATTGTAGACGGTGGAGTGCTAAGTAATTTTCCTATGTGGATTTTTGACAATGGAAACAAAGAGAGACCGATAGTAGGCTTAAAGCTAAGTAGCAAATCGGAAGAGATGGAACCTCGCAAAATAAAAAACGGCTTAAGCTTATTTGAAGCTTTGTTTTCCACCATGAAAAATGCTCATGACGAAAGATATATTTCAAGGAAAATTGAAAAGAACATAATTTTTATACCTGTGGAGGATTATGGAGCAACTCAGTTTGATTTGAGCGATGAAATGAAGCAAGATCTGCTAGAAAAAGGTCGAAGTCGTGCCATTCAATTTTTGAAAACCTGGTAA
- a CDS encoding threonine aldolase family protein codes for MTESISLVGAFKQTQYQIAGNGKRNIQVLKEAFEQIDGQQESDIYGNGKVIEEFQEKMAAYLGKESAVFFPSGTMAQQIALRIWCDEKEVKKVAYHPLSHLEIHEEDGLKEIHHIDTVLLGDEAGVIGLEDVLNLDQKIACLLLELPQREIGGQLPDYKTIIEISEYCKANGIRLHLDGARLFEILPHYQKSAAEVCGLFDSVYISFYKGIGGLAGAILAGGKEFTQQSKVWKRRHGGDLISLYPYIISANYYFDKRISKMEQYYENAIELAALFNSCPFIQTKPAVPVSNMFHVHITQPKAQLEAILEEIYYKTGIGLTSYLKETNQSSFSFEVSVGDQYNSIPKDKLQEVFQLLQVKLK; via the coding sequence ATGACTGAAAGTATTTCTTTAGTGGGAGCGTTTAAACAAACGCAGTATCAAATAGCTGGAAATGGCAAAAGAAATATACAAGTTCTAAAAGAAGCATTTGAGCAGATAGATGGACAGCAAGAAAGTGATATATACGGAAATGGGAAGGTCATTGAGGAATTTCAAGAAAAGATGGCCGCCTATTTAGGGAAGGAGTCTGCCGTATTCTTTCCAAGTGGCACAATGGCTCAACAAATAGCCTTACGAATTTGGTGCGACGAAAAAGAGGTTAAGAAAGTCGCGTACCATCCACTAAGTCATCTAGAAATTCATGAAGAAGATGGTTTAAAGGAAATACATCATATCGATACAGTTTTACTGGGTGATGAAGCAGGCGTAATAGGATTAGAGGATGTCCTGAATTTAGATCAAAAAATAGCCTGTCTATTATTAGAGTTGCCTCAGCGAGAAATTGGTGGACAGCTCCCTGACTACAAAACTATTATAGAAATCTCCGAATATTGCAAAGCAAACGGGATTCGATTGCATTTAGACGGAGCAAGACTTTTTGAAATTCTTCCGCATTATCAGAAATCTGCAGCAGAAGTTTGTGGTCTTTTTGATAGTGTGTATATTTCGTTTTATAAAGGAATTGGAGGATTAGCCGGAGCTATTCTTGCAGGGGGCAAAGAGTTTACACAACAATCGAAAGTCTGGAAGCGTCGCCATGGTGGAGATTTAATAAGTCTGTATCCGTACATCATAAGCGCCAATTACTATTTTGATAAGAGAATATCAAAAATGGAGCAATACTACGAAAATGCAATAGAATTAGCAGCACTATTTAATTCATGTCCTTTCATCCAAACTAAACCAGCTGTTCCCGTATCTAACATGTTTCATGTGCATATAACTCAACCAAAAGCACAGTTAGAAGCGATACTTGAAGAAATTTACTACAAAACCGGTATAGGTTTAACTAGCTATCTTAAAGAAACTAACCAATCTAGCTTCAGTTTTGAGGTGAGTGTCGGAGATCAATACAATTCCATACCAAAAGATAAATTACAGGAAGTATTTCAATTACTTCAAGTTAAGCTTAAGTAA
- a CDS encoding gamma-glutamyl-gamma-aminobutyrate hydrolase family protein: MKPIIGITTEVLEDGCYFMPPVYANAIIQAGGIPILIPLVPEEDIDELSKRLDGLFVTGGEDIDPSYYNEVPHVHLKQITPQLDEMEYKLIQKMLDLDKPYIGVCRGLHMLNIVQGGSLYQSIHSQREEPVMQHLQKAIRTHRSHPVKLKKGNRLYDILQEEEFKVNSFHHQAVNEVGRGLEIIAKAADGIIECLESKDHSFVFGFQWHPEEFAIDGDEPSKRIFKAYIDAALERKNK, from the coding sequence ATGAAACCAATAATAGGAATCACAACAGAAGTTCTAGAGGATGGCTGTTATTTTATGCCACCAGTTTATGCAAATGCCATTATACAAGCAGGTGGAATTCCTATATTAATCCCTTTAGTACCAGAGGAAGACATAGATGAATTGAGTAAAAGGTTAGACGGACTTTTTGTTACAGGAGGGGAGGATATTGACCCGAGTTATTACAATGAAGTTCCTCATGTGCACTTAAAGCAAATTACACCCCAACTAGATGAAATGGAATATAAACTTATTCAAAAAATGCTGGATTTAGATAAACCTTATATTGGGGTATGTCGAGGTTTACATATGTTAAATATTGTACAGGGTGGATCACTTTATCAATCCATTCACTCGCAGCGAGAAGAACCGGTTATGCAACATTTACAAAAGGCAATTCGAACGCATAGATCGCATCCAGTAAAACTGAAAAAGGGTAATCGACTTTATGACATACTGCAGGAGGAAGAATTTAAAGTAAACTCGTTTCATCACCAAGCGGTCAATGAAGTTGGCAGAGGTTTGGAAATAATTGCAAAAGCAGCGGATGGAATTATTGAGTGTTTAGAAAGTAAGGACCATAGTTTCGTATTTGGCTTTCAATGGCACCCGGAAGAATTTGCTATTGATGGAGACGAACCTTCAAAACGTATTTTTAAAGCCTATATAGATGCAGCTTTAGAGCGCAAGAATAAATAA
- a CDS encoding SDR family oxidoreductase — protein MADKYEKIDKEVPGQTQQHQPGIEEEMTPEPIFDDQNYKGSGKLTDKVALVTGGDSGIGRAVSIAFAKEGANVAIVYLDENEQQDADKTAKLIEKYGGKALTIKTDLSDDENCQQAVEQVIQEFGQLNVLVNNAGKQFPTDDFLAITPDQLQETFSTNIFSMFYLSQAALPHMKKGDTIINTSSITAYNGSPGLIDYSATKGAITSFTRSLALNLIEKGIRVNAVAPGPIWTPLIPATFDKEKVKQHGADTPIGRRGQPAENAPAYVFLASTDSSYMTGQTIHVDGGDFVGS, from the coding sequence ATGGCAGATAAATACGAAAAAATTGACAAAGAAGTTCCAGGTCAAACACAGCAGCACCAACCTGGGATTGAAGAGGAAATGACCCCAGAGCCTATATTCGATGACCAAAATTATAAAGGATCCGGTAAACTAACGGATAAGGTTGCTTTAGTTACTGGTGGGGATAGTGGAATAGGACGTGCGGTTTCTATCGCATTTGCTAAAGAAGGTGCAAATGTAGCGATTGTATACTTAGATGAAAATGAACAACAAGATGCGGATAAGACAGCAAAATTAATAGAAAAATATGGCGGAAAAGCATTAACAATCAAGACTGATTTAAGTGATGATGAAAATTGTCAACAAGCAGTAGAGCAGGTGATTCAGGAATTTGGACAGCTGAATGTGTTAGTTAATAATGCTGGAAAACAATTTCCAACGGATGATTTTCTAGCAATTACCCCAGATCAATTACAGGAAACTTTCTCTACAAATATTTTTTCTATGTTTTATTTATCTCAAGCAGCACTTCCTCATATGAAGAAAGGCGATACAATCATCAATACTTCTTCCATCACAGCTTATAACGGTTCACCTGGCCTAATCGATTACTCTGCAACTAAAGGGGCTATAACATCCTTTACTCGTTCGTTGGCATTGAACTTAATCGAGAAAGGAATCAGGGTAAATGCGGTGGCGCCTGGACCTATTTGGACTCCACTTATCCCTGCTACATTTGATAAAGAAAAAGTGAAACAACATGGAGCTGATACACCAATTGGTCGTCGTGGACAGCCAGCAGAAAATGCTCCGGCCTATGTATTTTTAGCTTCCACTGATTCCAGTTATATGACTGGCCAAACGATTCATGTAGATGGTGGGGATTTTGTAGGTTCTTAA
- a CDS encoding YjcZ family sporulation protein, with translation MSGNENVGGSYGYGSGFTLIVVLFILLIIVGAAFVDGGYGGGGY, from the coding sequence ATGTCTGGAAATGAAAATGTTGGTGGATCTTATGGATACGGTTCTGGTTTTACACTGATTGTTGTGTTGTTTATTTTGCTTATTATTGTTGGTGCTGCTTTTGTTGATGGTGGTTACGGTGGCGGTGGTTATTGA
- a CDS encoding aldo/keto reductase — protein MKNLQSIKTLHNGVEMPLLGLGVFRVEDGQELIDAVKTAIKHGYRSIDTAAIYGNEVGVGQGIQKGIEEGNIARENLFITSKVWNSELGYEETIAAYEESLAKLGLEYLDLYLIHWPVEGKYKEAWKALETLYKEGRVKAIGVSNFQIHHLEELMKDADINPMINQVEYHPRLTQKELQKFCSEHNIQLEAWSPLMAGQLLENEELQKIASKYGKSVAQIIVRWDIQNDVITIPKSTKEHRIIENASVFDFELTKEDMNQINLLNKNHRVGPDPDNFDF, from the coding sequence ATGAAAAATTTACAATCTATAAAAACATTACACAATGGTGTAGAAATGCCATTATTAGGGCTTGGAGTATTTAGAGTAGAGGATGGACAAGAGTTAATAGATGCAGTGAAAACTGCTATTAAGCATGGATATCGTAGCATCGATACAGCAGCGATTTATGGAAATGAAGTAGGGGTAGGACAAGGAATCCAAAAAGGTATAGAAGAAGGAAATATTGCAAGGGAGAATCTTTTTATTACTTCAAAAGTATGGAATTCTGAATTAGGGTATGAGGAAACAATTGCAGCCTATGAAGAAAGCTTGGCTAAACTTGGACTAGAATATTTAGATTTATACTTGATTCATTGGCCGGTGGAAGGGAAGTATAAGGAAGCTTGGAAAGCTCTAGAAACACTGTACAAAGAGGGGCGTGTGAAAGCAATTGGTGTAAGTAATTTTCAAATCCATCACCTGGAGGAGTTAATGAAGGACGCTGATATCAATCCGATGATAAACCAAGTGGAATATCATCCGCGTTTGACACAAAAAGAATTACAAAAATTCTGTAGTGAGCATAATATACAATTAGAGGCATGGTCACCATTAATGGCAGGACAGTTACTCGAAAATGAAGAACTTCAAAAAATAGCATCTAAGTATGGAAAATCTGTGGCACAAATTATCGTACGCTGGGATATTCAAAACGATGTTATTACAATTCCAAAGTCTACAAAAGAACATCGCATTATAGAAAATGCAAGTGTGTTTGATTTTGAATTAACAAAAGAGGACATGAATCAAATTAATCTTTTAAATAAAAATCATCGTGTTGGACCAGATCCAGATAACTTTGATTTTTAA
- a CDS encoding MFS transporter gives MTLDKKRSMFALLALAVSAFAIGTTEFVSVGLLPLISKDLDISLTTAGLTVSLYALGVTVGAPVLTSLTSRMPRKSLLLWIMIVFIIGNGIAASATSVTVLLIARVISAFSHGVFMSIGSTIAADLVPENKRASAISIMFTGLTVATITGVPFGTFLGQQLGWRFAFVAIVVIGIIGFIANSILIPSDLRKGTRTSLQDQVKLVTNSRLLLVFVITALGYGGTFVVFTYLSPLLQSVTGFKQGTIAIILLVYGIAIAIGNMIGGKLSNKNPIGSLFYMFIIQAIVLLLLTFTAPFKVVGLITIILMGVFAFMNVPGLQVYVVMLAERYVPSAVDVASAMNIAAFNAGIAIGSYLGGIVTDSIGLIHTAWIGSIMVMLAAILTGISRKLERKDQHNN, from the coding sequence ATGACTTTAGATAAAAAGAGAAGTATGTTTGCATTACTAGCATTGGCAGTAAGTGCATTTGCAATAGGAACGACTGAATTTGTCAGTGTCGGGCTATTGCCACTAATATCTAAAGACTTGGATATATCTTTGACAACAGCGGGACTGACGGTTTCGTTATATGCGCTCGGTGTAACAGTAGGTGCACCAGTTTTAACATCACTTACTTCAAGGATGCCACGCAAATCCTTACTACTTTGGATAATGATTGTGTTCATTATTGGGAACGGAATAGCTGCTAGTGCAACAAGTGTAACAGTGCTTTTAATTGCACGGGTCATTTCTGCATTTTCACATGGTGTTTTTATGTCCATCGGTTCAACGATAGCTGCTGATTTAGTACCTGAAAACAAAAGAGCTAGCGCGATATCTATTATGTTTACAGGGTTAACAGTCGCAACCATTACAGGTGTTCCTTTTGGTACTTTCCTTGGACAACAGTTAGGTTGGCGTTTTGCCTTTGTAGCAATTGTCGTGATAGGCATCATTGGATTTATAGCAAACAGCATACTTATCCCATCAGATTTAAGAAAAGGCACACGGACTTCGCTACAGGATCAAGTAAAGCTTGTAACAAATAGTAGATTATTATTAGTCTTCGTAATTACCGCACTTGGTTATGGGGGAACATTTGTCGTGTTCACGTATTTATCTCCATTGCTTCAGTCAGTAACAGGATTTAAACAAGGGACAATCGCAATAATATTACTTGTTTATGGGATTGCAATTGCAATTGGGAACATGATTGGTGGAAAGCTTTCCAATAAAAACCCGATTGGCTCACTCTTTTATATGTTTATTATTCAAGCGATTGTACTGCTGCTATTAACATTTACAGCTCCTTTTAAAGTTGTAGGATTAATAACAATCATTTTAATGGGAGTCTTTGCATTTATGAACGTTCCAGGCCTGCAAGTATATGTCGTTATGTTAGCTGAGCGCTATGTTCCAAGTGCGGTTGACGTTGCTTCAGCTATGAATATAGCGGCTTTTAACGCTGGAATTGCGATTGGGTCTTATTTAGGAGGAATTGTCACTGATTCTATCGGCCTCATCCACACTGCTTGGATTGGATCGATAATGGTTATGCTTGCAGCAATATTAACCGGCATTAGTAGAAAATTGGAGAGAAAAGACCAACACAATAATTAA
- a CDS encoding winged helix-turn-helix transcriptional regulator — protein MKPKKYNISVEATLEVIGGKWKCVILCHLTHGKKRTSELKRLMPDITQKMLTQQLRELEGDGVINRIVYNQVPPKVEYELSEYGTSLESILSALCSWGEEHITKVYGDKFSVLEDSILNDSLK, from the coding sequence ATGAAACCAAAAAAATATAATATATCTGTGGAAGCTACACTAGAGGTCATTGGCGGCAAGTGGAAATGCGTCATATTATGCCATTTAACCCATGGAAAAAAGCGAACGAGTGAATTAAAGCGGCTTATGCCTGACATAACCCAAAAAATGTTAACGCAGCAACTTAGAGAGTTAGAGGGAGATGGTGTTATTAATAGGATTGTCTATAACCAAGTCCCGCCAAAAGTAGAATATGAATTGAGCGAATATGGTACAAGTCTTGAAAGTATACTCAGCGCCCTTTGTTCATGGGGAGAAGAGCATATTACAAAAGTATACGGAGATAAGTTTTCTGTTTTAGAGGACAGCATTTTGAACGACAGCTTAAAATAA